One genomic region from Pogoniulus pusillus isolate bPogPus1 chromosome 40, bPogPus1.pri, whole genome shotgun sequence encodes:
- the GH1 gene encoding somatotropin, which translates to MPLSNLFANAVLRAQHLHLLAAETYKEFERTYIPEDQRHTNKNSQAAFCYSETIPAPTGKDDAQQKSDMELLRFSLVLIQSWLTPVQYLSKVFTNNLVFGTSDRVYEKLKDLEEGIQALMRELEDRSPRGLQILKPTYDKFDIHLRSEDALLKNYSLLSCFKKDLHKVETYLKVMKCRRYGEGNCTA; encoded by the exons ATGCCCCTCTCCAACCTGTTTGCCAACGCTGTCCTGAGAGCTCAGCACCTTCACCTCCTGGCTGCTGAGACATACAAAGAGTTC GAACGCACCTACATCCCAGAGGACCAAAGGCACACCAACAAAAACTCCCAGGCAGCCTTCTGCTACTCAGAGACCATCCCTGCTCCCACGGGCAAGGATGATGCCCAGCAGAAATCA gACATGGAGCTCCTTCGTTTCTCCCTGGTTCTCATCCAGTCCTGGCTGACTCCAGTGCAGTACCTAAGCAAGGTCTTCACCAACAACCTGGTTTTTGGCACCTCAGACAGAGTGTATGAGAAACTAAAGGACCTGGAAGAAGGGATCCAAGCTCTGATGAGG gagctggaggacagGAGCCCGCGGGGTCTGCAGATCCTCAAGCCCACCTACGACAAGTTCGACATCCACCTGCGCAGCGAGGACGCGCTGCTGAAGAACTACAGCCTGCTCTCCTGCTTCAAGAAGGACCTGCACAAGGTGGAGACCTACCTGAAGGTGATGAAGTGCCGGCGCTACGGGGAGGGCAACTGCACCGCCTGA
- the RDM1 gene encoding RAD52 motif-containing protein 1 isoform X5, with product MAELVEFRVPTGSARTLLVWGLEPDPSLEHSLFSVFSSFGLLYSLRAHQNAAVAGPGFYAVVKFYSAGDASRAQRACNGQRLFQKSPMKVCVCTKQQGFEQQVQALSSTKCQELANHYLGFNGWSSRIITVLLSSSQPQEELRSWQLGKLCPAPFRRFCWWSWRVGRWLWSTIPGRRSPQTS from the exons ATGGCGGAGCTGGTGGAGTTCCGGGTGCCCACCGGTAGCGCCCGGACGCTGCTGGTTTGGGGGCTGGAGCCGGACCCGAGCCTAGAG CATTCCCTCTTCTCAGTGTTTTCCTCCTTTGGGCTGCTCTACTCACTGCGGGCACACCAGAACGCCGCCGTGGCAGGGCCTGGCTTTTATGCTGTGGTCAAGTTTTACTCAGCTGGGgatgccagcagagcccagcgtGCCTGCAATGGGCAAAGGCTGTTCCAGAAGTCCCCCATGAAG GTCTGTGTCTGCACCAAGCAGCAAGGGTTTGAGCAGCAagtgcaggctctcagcagcaccaagtgTCAGGAGCTGGCCAACCACTACCTGGGATTCAACGGCTGGTCCAGTCGCATCATCACG GTCCTCTTGAGTTCCTCACAGCCACAAGAAGAGCTCAGAAGCTGGCAGTTGGGAAAGCTTTGTCCAGCTCCTTTCAGAAGATTCTGCTGGTGGTCCTGG AGAGTGGGAAGGTGGCTGTGGAGTACAATTCCTGGCAGGAGGAGCCCACAGACCTCTTAA